The DNA sequence TTTCTTTAGCTAATGCTAAAGTTGCTGCAATGTCTAAAAAAATTTATTTATTTGAACACATTTCAGATTTAAATAATTCTTCTAAAAAATATTCTATGCCATTACCAATGATGAATATTATCAATGGAGGAAAACATGCAAATAATAATATAGATATACAAGAATTTATGATTCAACCCATTTCTGCTAAAAATTTTAAACATGCAGTTCAAATGGGTTGTGAAATTTTTTATAATTTATCAAAAATATTAAAAAAAAAAAAAATGAGCACTTCTGTTGGAGATGAAGGAGGATACGCTCCAAATTTAAATTCTAATGAAGATGCAATTATTCTAATTTCAAAAGCAATTAAAAAATCAGGATATGTTTTTGGAAAAGATATAACTCTTGCTATAGATTGTGCAGCATCAGAATTTTATAATAAAAAATCTAAAAAATATTATTTAAAAGGAGAAAAAAAAATATATTCTTCAATAGAATTTACACAATATTTAAAAAAATTAACACAAAAATATCCAATTTTCTCTATTGAAGATGGTCAAGATGAATCAGATTGGAAAGGTTTCTTAAATCAAACTAAAATATTAGGAAACAAAATTCAAATAGTTGGAGATGATTTATTTGTAACAAATAAAAAAATTTTAGAAAAAGGAATAAATAATAAAATAGCAAATTCTATTTTAATTAAACCTAATCAAATTGGAACGTTAACAGAAACACTTCAAACTATTCAATTAGCTAAAAAAAATAATTATAATGTAATTATTTCTCATAGATCAGGAGAAACAGAAGATGTAACAATATCTGATTTAGCTGTAGGAACATCAGCTGGACAAATCAAAACAGGATCTTTAAGTCGAACAGATAGAATATCAAAATACAATCAATTAATTAGAATAGAGGAAAAATTAGGATATACTAAATCACCATATTATGGATCAAAAGAATTAATAATAAAAAATAATAATAAAAAATAATTATAAAAAATAAAAAAAAGTAGTAAAATAATATATTTATTAAAATATATCATATTTTACTACATTTATATTATTAAAATAAAAAAATTTTAACATAATTATATTTTTATTTGAATTAATTAAAAATTTTTATTAATAATACTTATTATATAATAAATTAATTTAATAAAAATTTATGAAAAAATATAAAAAAAATTTATTAATTATCGTAGATGGGACTAATTATTTATATAGATCATATTTTGCATTTAAAAATTTTAAAAATAAAAAAGAAGAACCTATTGGTGTAATATATGGTACTTTAATTATGTTGAAAAAAATTTTTAATAAATATAATCCAAAAAAAATAATAATTGTTTTTGATCATAAAAAAAAAACATTTAGGAATAAAATATATAAAAAATATAAATCTAATAGACAAAATATTCCATTAGATTTAAAAAAACAAATTAAAAATGTAAAAAAAATTATAAAATATATTGGAATTCCAATATTAAAAATACCTGGATTTGAAGCAGACGATATTATTGGAACTTTATCTAAAAGATATTTCAAATATATAAAAAAAATATTAATATTAACTAATGATAAAGATATGACTCAATTAATAAATAAAAATGTAAAAATATTAGATAATAATTCAAAAATTATAGGAAAAAAAGAAGTTATAAAAAAATATGGAGTAAAACCAAAATTAATTAAATATTTTTTAGCAATAGTAGGAGATCGTTCAGATAACATTCCTGGAATCCCAGGTATAGGAATAAAAACAACTCAAAAAATTTTAAAAAAATTTAAATCTTTAAAAGATATTTATAAAAATTTAAAAAAATTAAAATTTTTAAATATAAGAAATTCTATAAAACTTAAAAATATTTTTAAAAAAAATAAAAAAATTGCTTTTCTTTCATATTCTTTAACTAAAATTAAAACAAATATTAAAAATAAAAAATTAAATAAAAAATTTAAACTAAAAAAACCAAAATGTAAAAAAATATTTAAATATTTTAAAAAAAATAATTTAAAAAAATTAAAACAATCTTTTAAAAATTCTAATTGGTTTAAAAAATTATTAAAAAAAAATATTTAAATTCATTTTTATATAAAAAAATTATTTTAAAAAATATATTAATATAAATAAAATTTATTAAGAAATTAAATAAAATTTATATATAAATTATTTATAATTTTTTTTAATTTCAATATTCCAATTTTTTTAAAAGAAGAAAAAATTAAAATTTTTGCTTGAATATTTAAAGATAAAAGTTTTTTTTTCGCAATAAGATATTTTTCTTTTTTTAATGAATTATTAATTTTATCAGATTTATTTAATAATATAATAATATTAATTTTTTTTTTTTTAAGTAATTTTATTATTTCTAAATCAATTTTTTTAAAAAAAAAATTTATATCTACTAATATAATTACTCCAATTAAAAAAATTCTTGATAATAAATATTTTTTTACTTCATTAATCCATTTTAATTGTACTTTTTTTGAAAATTTAGAATAACCATACCCTGGTAAATCAATAAATCTAAAACCATTATTTAATGTAAAAAAATTAATTAATTGAGTGCTTCCTGGATATTTACTAACTCGAGACATTTTTTTTTTATTAGATAACACATTAATTAAAGTTGATTTTCCAGTATTAGAATATCCAATCAAAGCTATTTCATAACCAAAATGAATATTTATATCTTTTACAGAAGAAAAACTTTTTAAAAAAGAAAATGTATTAAAATTCAATATTTTCATAAAAACCTTATAAAAAATGAATTATATATAATAAATTGTTAAAATATTTAAAAAAAAAAATTATAAAATACTGTTAAATTCTAATGAATGTATTATTATAAATAAATATTTTAAAAAATTATATCATAAAAATATTTATTTTTTGATAAATTTAAAAAATTTAATA is a window from the Buchnera aphidicola (Periphyllus koelreuteriae) genome containing:
- the eno gene encoding phosphopyruvate hydratase, with amino-acid sequence MSKIIKVHGREIIDSRGYPSVEAEVYTNNGFIGRASVPSGSSKGSREAIELRDKDKNRFFGYGVKKSIDFINNIINKNLIQKDSIDQKNIDQIMIDIDGTKNKSILGANTILAVSLANAKVAAMSKKIYLFEHISDLNNSSKKYSMPLPMMNIINGGKHANNNIDIQEFMIQPISAKNFKHAVQMGCEIFYNLSKILKKKKMSTSVGDEGGYAPNLNSNEDAIILISKAIKKSGYVFGKDITLAIDCAASEFYNKKSKKYYLKGEKKIYSSIEFTQYLKKLTQKYPIFSIEDGQDESDWKGFLNQTKILGNKIQIVGDDLFVTNKKILEKGINNKIANSILIKPNQIGTLTETLQTIQLAKKNNYNVIISHRSGETEDVTISDLAVGTSAGQIKTGSLSRTDRISKYNQLIRIEEKLGYTKSPYYGSKELIIKNNNKK
- the yihA gene encoding ribosome biogenesis GTP-binding protein YihA/YsxC encodes the protein MKILNFNTFSFLKSFSSVKDINIHFGYEIALIGYSNTGKSTLINVLSNKKKMSRVSKYPGSTQLINFFTLNNGFRFIDLPGYGYSKFSKKVQLKWINEVKKYLLSRIFLIGVIILVDINFFFKKIDLEIIKLLKKKKINIIILLNKSDKINNSLKKEKYLIAKKKLLSLNIQAKILIFSSFKKIGILKLKKIINNLYINFI
- a CDS encoding 5'-3' exonuclease, with the protein product MKKYKKNLLIIVDGTNYLYRSYFAFKNFKNKKEEPIGVIYGTLIMLKKIFNKYNPKKIIIVFDHKKKTFRNKIYKKYKSNRQNIPLDLKKQIKNVKKIIKYIGIPILKIPGFEADDIIGTLSKRYFKYIKKILILTNDKDMTQLINKNVKILDNNSKIIGKKEVIKKYGVKPKLIKYFLAIVGDRSDNIPGIPGIGIKTTQKILKKFKSLKDIYKNLKKLKFLNIRNSIKLKNIFKKNKKIAFLSYSLTKIKTNIKNKKLNKKFKLKKPKCKKIFKYFKKNNLKKLKQSFKNSNWFKKLLKKNI